Below is a window of Plutella xylostella chromosome 15, ilPluXylo3.1, whole genome shotgun sequence DNA.
TACACGCGACACTCGAACGAGTCACCACGACGACCAATCATGCACATCTTACCTCTTATCAGTgaagatttatttatactcCACAAAATGGCAGCTCGACTAATCACCGCCGCGCCGGTGGCGCCATCTGtgcatcatgttttttttaatgcaaaTGGCCGACTCTAGTTAGTTGCACCATCTGTCGTAGCATTTTCGTTGGTTTCGCCATTTTCCTAGCGCAATTCAAGTTAGGCATGCATTAATCCAATTGATAATTCCCGCCATAATGATGTTGAGTTGAGTGTATAGCTAGGTGTATAGTTAGTTACCCGGACAGTGCTATCAGGCTGTGGCTGTGTCAATCGATGTAGAGTCCCCGCTCTGGGCAGGAAGCCCGCGCCCGGCTCCTCCGCGTACACGCGACACTCGAACGCGTGGCCGCGACGGATGATCTCGTCTTGGGAGAGCGGTAGAGGCTCCCCGGAGGCCACTCGGAGTTGCCATTCCACTAGGTCTGTGCCTGTTGGGTTTAGATTGTAGTCACTCTTTAGTCAAATATTTAGAGCACAATCGATTTTTGCTAAAAGTGAATCATCATATTCGGAGCTGCAATGCTAAATAATAAGCATATAAGCTAATATCACCCATACGTTTTAGGCATTTTTTTACAGACGTGACGGCAGCGGAGATCCTATCTTTTATAGCAATATCTattgattaataaatttatttatgatttaatattttaaatattttagagaaCATGTTTGAGGATGAAGTTTaggaaattaattatataagtagtaaataaacataatttacacatttaaaataatttaactcACCAGTGATCATCTCAGTGATGGGATGTTCGACCTGCAAGCGGGTGTTCATCTCCATGAAGTGGAATGCGTGCGTGTGCCGATGCAGAATGAACTCTACGGTGCCCGCGCCCACGTACCCTACTGCCTTGGCAGCCctcaccgccgccgcgcccagcTCCTTTCGCGTCGCTTCTGATAGTCCTGGCtggaaataattaaaaaaaaaattaggtaaATGTCTGTTCCATATTTAAACTATTTCAAGGaaaatatttgtagtattGCTGGGTGTTGCTGGCTGGAAAAGATTTGATGAATTTCGACCtctttcatttaaaaataagtaatgatAGAAAACTTACTGCTGGTGCTTCTTCAATAATCTTCTGATGTCTTCGTTGAACAGAGCAGTCTCTCTCAAACAAATGTACGGCGTTACCATGCATATCCCCAAATACCTGAATATAGAATACaatataatcatattttattcaaaagcTAAGGAATACTTTTTACCACATTAAAAACTTCAATTACAGGATCAACAAATTGGTTATGTACTGTAGACAGCCAAAGGGGTTACACATTGTATATTTTCAGCATAAgctaatattaatattgtaattacCTGAACTTCCACATGCCTCGGGTCTGTGATGTACTGTTCTAAGAGCATGTTGTCGTCGCCAAATGCCTTTAGGGACTCTCTCTTAGCCGACTCTAACTGGGGTAGGAAGTCCGCTTCAGTCATAGCAATTCTCATgccctgaaacaaaaaaacttaattattaagtacacaAATAAACCCTTTAGAAgcaagattttttaaaattttgatacAGTATACGTTGTACGTAAATAATTATTCGGTATCCTCTAAAACTATGTATTATAATCAACATTGATCTCAACATAACAtgggtaagtaatattgtaatttaccTTTCCTCCACCTCCCCTTACAGCTTTGATCATAAGAGGGAAGCCAATAGCCTGTGCCTCTGCTTGTAACCTTTCAATGCTCTGCTCTTCCCCGTGGTAGCCCTTCACTATAGGCACTCCAGCTTCAGACATTATGGCCTTTGATGTACTGTAACATTATATGAAAAAATTTAGAGTTATTAAGCAATAAGTAAACAATCatttattaatcataaaaCATGAACGCAATTGAAAGTGTTCAACGCAAGTACCTCCGTTCAGTACACTTCCGAGTTCATCGTAACCGCAACCACCTCTCTTACACCGAGTTACTGGACGAATATGGCCTCATTCCACTAGATTCAAGGCGACTTATCTTGGAAGCCGTAACGCTGTACCGACTTTGTCATAGCCACTTTGATTGCACAGACCTATCTAATAATCTGTATTATGTTGTACCTAGAACAGTGGTGCGGCGGGAGGCGCGCGCATACCGCATGTTCGCGACGAGCCTGCGTCACACGAACGCCGGCCGGCGCGCGCCTCTCTGCCGCATCGCTGATTCCTACAATAAGCACTTTGAgcatattgatattttttcaaaatttgcagattttaaaaacaatatacacaaagttttcagaaattaactagataattaaaattaatttgttattatGTTTGGATTACTACATATTTGCATTAACTATACCATATTTGCACAATATTAGCAACAGGTTGCTTCCTAAATCATTACAGAAAtatcttctttttttttttctcgtaAACATCACTTTACTTCCACTATCAAATCACCAATCATCGCACTTCTAGATTTTGAACTGTAATAACAGTACTATGTTAACATACTTGTAGACAATGTTGTGGGATGtatattaacataattatatttaatctaagtCTACTTAGTAAGTTTTAATGTACATCTGTTTATTgtctcaaataaataaaaataaaataaaataaaatgaaaatccataacaaattcaaaataacttGGATATGGTAATGTCAAAGTTCAACACACCTTTTTATGCCCATATCCCTGATAGCAGACGTTGGGGGGCCAATAAAGATCACATTCTCTTTGGTACATTGCTCGCAGAACTCCACATTTTCTGATAAGAACCCGTAGCCTGGGTGCACGGCTTGGCTGCCAGAGGTCTTAGCTACTTGGAGGATCTTGTTGGCATTCAAGTAACTTTGTGTTGATGGTGCTGGTCCAATATGGTAGGCCTCGTCAGCCTGAAAGAATTCTGAGCTCAGACTAAACCTTCAGGTATCAAAGTTCCGATTAAATGCAAATACAGTTTGGTCCAAAAAACTTGATAGTTCTTGGAGTTGGCTGCAATTGCTTCTGTGCTTTGTCAACCTACCAATCTGAATGAATATGCAGTTTGTAAGTTTGACAAGGAACAAACAAACTACCAAGATTTATGAACCAAACTGTAGATGAAAtaccaaaatattattttgaacttAAAAGAAATACTGGTCTTTCTTAATGAATCTTACCATTTCCACATGCATGGCATGTTTATCAGCATCTGAGTACACCGCAACAGTTCTTATGCCAAGCTTCTTGGCTGTCCTCATAACCCGGCATGCTATCTCACCACGGTTAGCAATTAGGATTTTGTCAATTTGTCTCCGCTGAACATCAGCCTTCAAGTTTTGAGCATGGCTGAAACGCACCAAAGCTGGTGCTGATTTTCTGTAACAATAATGGTATTTTAAGGTTATtatattaaacatattttaaatttacttaataagaAATTACTCTATTTGCATAAAATAAGGTGttccattttatttacttaggtaattaataatatttaaggttaCTCACAATGAATAAAGTTGTCTCAAGTATGCCATACTTCTCTCCCTCACCACAGAATTTTAATACTACTCTCACTTGTTATGTGGGATGATTTAACTGTTGTTCTTAATTTCTTATCAATGTGTAGTTACTTATTACGTTTGTTTGGCCCCACTCAGTAACAATGATAAGAGTGCtgatacttacctaaatgttAGATAGGAAAAACATCGCAAAGAattcattatcatttatttacattcatttaatttcaacgCCCACAACTTATTACGTgcgtattattattgtattgtttctgTGGGTGTGGACGTGCCCGTGCCCGTGCCGCCTTATTTACATTcatttttacgttaccataCGATTGCTAGCaagtttattaaattttattattctttttgtTTAGAATAAATAACTTCGTTGTATATTGTATGTAGGGATGGGCAGATGAGATGAGAATATCGATATAATCGTATGGATATTTTCTCTATATCTACTCCTGAGCTGGGCCTATAAGCCCTCCATGGCAAGATGTCGACTTTTGAAAGTtttgacaccctgtatagagcGTATTAGGTTCACGAGAGGAGTAGACGAATTGAGATTTACATATATTGCAAATACCTAACGCCAATTAGTTCCGATCCGTTACCTTTTCTCATAACTCTTTGGACTCCCTCCGACCGCTCGATTCCCTTCCCCTTTCCACAGATTTTTATACCTATCCACTGCCATTACCTCCCCTTCCATGTAATTTATATACTTCCATACTTTTCCCGAGTCTTCCCTTTCACTAACCTATAGAATGTTTTGTCACTATactcgtcgaaatataataggcccgtttggacagctacacaaatttgctatttactcttgatttacttgatgaaatacataaaaagacacataatcaGGCTTATTTTTTAACTGCTGAAAGAATAAAGAACTtttaaagcaccaaaagttacttattgtttagattttttgtgatttagatttgacaccagcttcatcatcgtcatccTTTACATTTtcgagctgtccaaacggctTTAAATAGACAGTTTACTTACGAGGATTATTACGATATACGGTAGGTATGTAtcgatgtatgtatgtatgtatcgaTTTGACAAGTATACGAGAGTTTAGTAAAGTTGCATTGTGACACAGTCATAATCGCGAAATAAGCAATACGAGTTTTAGTCCTATATTGTGACAAAGACAATAAAACACTTAGACAAAAGTGTCAAAACCCTTAATCTAAATGACATCATGACATAACAAACTCAGCAACTGTTTGcgattatattatatttatgatcatctatatacctactatcgATGCCTTTCGATAGTATGCTAATTTTTTGAAAGATCCATAGTTTTGGTCATAATATTATCACAATACTATCGATAGACTATAATTAATGCACAACACTACTTGTCAAACGTAATCTGTAGTTATGGTTGAAAGTGTCACAGAATACTTTGTTAATGTCAATTGTCATTTGGACGTGACAGTGACAGACGGTAAGtcagttgtttttaaaattaatgttattGTGTTTTCAAGTTATATCTTAGTTTTATAAACCTTAAAACCGCAGTGATTATGGGAATTAATGGCTTATGGGGGGTGCTCACTCCATTCAGTGAAAAGAAATCTCTTCACGAGGTAAGTAACTCCTTGAAAACTTTAAACTTCAGTCATCAGTTAGCTGTATTTTACCAACAATACCTATCTTAATTTACTTACGAATTTACATTGTTTTTAGATTAGAGGAGAAACAATAGCAGTAGATTTGTCGGGCTGGGTTTGTGATAGTCAGAATGTGACGGACTATTATGTTCAGCCCAAATTGTATTTGAGGTCGGTaaacattatgtatatttaagtacttaattattttcctATTCAGTACATATTGCGCTTTATGAGAACATAACTTGTCTTGTAGCAAtaacttagtttattttttctttttcagaaACCTTTTTTTCCGTACAATGTACTTATTACTGGCTGATATAAAGCCAATTTTTGTATTGGAAGGGGATGCCCCAGAGCTGAAACGAGATGTGATGGCTGCCAGAAATGCTATACAGTTCCGAGGAGCAGCTCCAAGGACTGAGACAGCTGCAGCTGTTAGCAAAAGACCAGATGTGGGACGGAAAAGGTTTCGCAATGTTCTTAAAGaggtaatattataatgaactCTTATCCACTGTGAAAAAAGATATGTGTGTCTTTTCACATTCACGAATTggcataaattataataagcaTATTCAAcacactttaaaaaaatatttttttaattatttactttttcagTGTGAATCATTACTGAAGAGTATGGGTGTGATCTGCATAAAAGGCCAGGGAGAGGCTGAGGCAACTTGCGCCCAACTCAATGCCCAAGGGGTGAGTTAACATTCTTGTACATTAACTCCTCAATACTCAGTTCTGAAAAGTACATAGgtcaaaaaatcaaaaaaatcaaatcaaaaatatttatttaaacaccatagaatttaaaaagttagtaggtacaaacaaataattttaggaaattaaataaaagggTGAGAGATTATAAATTATCGAAATTCGGTGGCTTCCACACTAGGCTCAGCCTGTGTCGTGGATGCCAGTGTACctggttacaaataaaattattaactaagtaggtaggtggtACTTATAGaacttttaaatctaaataatgTTAATAGCTTAATAGGTATGCGTtagggtaggtatttaaattattaaaactaaatatatacTAATCTTAGGAACATTTTTGGTAAACATAATTAGCTAgcaagacaaaataaaaacaaaaattaacataaatttaaccatttttggttatcaaaaacaaacaaaggaacttaagtaggtaatacattcttattttataaaacttatggACTGGCTAATAGAATAGGTATTGTTAGGTATGGAGTAGTGAGTATATAATTTAggtaaaaatatgaattaatacttataataagtatagataataagtatagatatcaatgatactaataaataaatagtaataaacataggtacatataaaattataaaatacaattataagtgtctgaaagtataattattatttatttataattaatgatgTATTTAGAAGTATGGTAATATAGTGTAGGAAATCAATCAATTGGGCAGCAATGTTTAgtctattattaaattattttgttattaatagTATATCTTTAGTTTCAAAATAATCAAGATGGAAAAGCCATTTCAAAACTACTTTTTGAGTGGCTTTAGTAGTTAGCTCTTTAATGTTACATGATTTAGCGAGTTTGTTGTAGATATGAGGATGGAGGAACGGTGGAAATCTTTGGGCAAATGTGGTATTGGCAGGCACTGTGTCTATTCTAAATATTCTTTGTTTTAGTAACTGGCTGTAATTACTGGAGTTAAGTGTCTTGTGGTGCTGAAGAAGGACGACTctaattatgaataattttctaataCTCAGAAGGTTGTATTCTTTATATAAGGTAGCGGTTGGATATATTCTAGGTTTTTTGTACATTACTTTTATGATTGATCTCTGAGCTCTTTCTAGGGTATACATATAGCTTTTGCAGGAACCACCCCAGCAAGATATGCAATAGCTGAGGACCGATTCACACAAAGCTACATACACCAGTCGGATTGTATCCTTGTTTGCACCATTTCGCAGaagtttcataatatttatgagtTTTCTGGCCCTAGTGGATAATGCATCAATATGTTTATTAAAGTTAAGCTTTTCGTCTAAGATTACGCCGAGGTATTTAATTGCGTCTATTCGATGGATGCTATCGCAAAGGCAGGAGTCAGACAGACGATTGCAtgtgtgtatttttaatgGAATTGTTATTTTAGGCTGTGAGGCAGTCGTCTTGTGGAAACAGATATACTTAGTTTTCGTTGTATTCAAGGTCAGTAAatttctagataggtactttgcTACACTGGAAAGGCCTTCAACAGCATTTGATTCCGCAGAACTCCAGGAGTTTCCAGAAAATAAGATCGCCGTATCATCGGCATAGCAAACTACTTCGGCATTAAGGGTGGATGGAAGAGAAGAGTGTATATCATTTATGTAAAGAAGAAATAGAATTGGACCCAGTATGCTACCTTGCGGGACTCCATATTTTATCGGCATGAGATCACTACAATTGTTTCCTAtttttactagctgttgcctGTTTGTAAGGTAGCTTCTAAACCAGTCTTGAGTTATGCCTCTGACCCCAATGTTTTCGAGTTTTTGCAAGAGAATAGGAACCGACACTgtatcaaatgctttcgctaGATCTAGGAAGGCACCAATGCAGCAGTCGCCTTTTTCAATTGTGGAAGAAATTGAATTAAGTATTGTATGTACAGCATCCTCTGTGCATTTCCCTTGCCTAAACCCGAACTGAGTAGGTGAGAGAATATTGTTATCCTCGAGAAAATTAACAAGCCTTCTACTGACAACCTTTTCTAGAAGTTTGGAGAGAGTGGCAAGTAAGGAGATAGGTCTGTAGTTACAGTGATTATCTTTATCGCCTCCTTTATGAACAGGTGTAACAGATGCAGTTTTCCACACAGATGGAAACACTCCGTTCAACAGACTGAGATTAAATATATGAGTGATGGGTTCTATGATTGTATATATAATGTGTTTGAGTAAAAGATTTTGTATTCCGTCAATTCCAGGGGCGCTATGATTTTTTAACTGTCGTATTAAATCAATTATTTCAGTCTTATCCGTAGGTTTCATAAAGAAAGAAGAAACTGGAGAAGAATTAGACTTTGACAAGTTGGCAAGATTTGTTTCAGTTTGACCAGTTTCTGTGAGTATTTTATTAGCTAGATTGTTTCCTATTGTTGTGAAATACTTATTACAGTCGTTTAGAGATTCTTTTGGtgtatctttattatttaatagagTAGTTGAagcatttgttttattattagatatttcacagatattttttattacaccccataacttttttgtatcattcCTGCTGTCAGTAAGAAGTTTGTTTTCATAAtcagatttaattttgtggaGGAGATTGTTGCAAaaatttttatacctattgtaAATAAGCCGGGCGTTAGGGTCTTTAGGATGTTTTCTGCATTTCATATGTAATTTGTCTCTATGTCTAGTACACCTTAGTATTCCTGGGGTGATCCATGGCTTTTTTATCTGTTTAGATCGTGACATATTTACTTCACACGTATGTTTTTCAATTGTAGCATTAAGGTGGGATGTAAACGCCTGAGTAGCTTCCTCGACGTCGTTATTCGACGTGATGTGGGACCAATCATATTTTTCCAATTCAGCAGCAACAGCTGAGAAGTCTGTTttacgttttatttatttttatttatttaattataggtaaaatacataagaaaaAACAAGCTTAAAGATACTACAATAATCCTCGCAGGATTGTGCGCAGCACCTTCATTCtgcgttataatttatatacaatTAACAACTTGTGTCtattagtaggtatctatttGAAAGTTTGTATAACATGATtcaattaggtaggtacttaacattCATAGCAAGCAACAAATGTAGATAtcgtaagtagttaggtatgtataagtaaaatataatttatactactttttactttgaggcagcaatataggtacttaagtaataatttatcacTCGAGCGTCGacataaagtattttttaagtttaattctAATATTTGAGTGGGTCAGTGATTGTCTTGTGTCGGTGGGTAGGTTGTTGATGAGTCGCGGAACAAGATAAGAGCTGGTGCGCTCGCCGTACGAGTTATTTGCTCGCGTTGTAACCAGTTTCTTTTGTGTGACGCGTCGAGTTTGTACAGGATGATTAATTTCTTGttgaatgtttgtattgaaAAACTGTTCTTTAAGAAGCATGAAGTTAACGTTAGTGTATACCGGAAGGGTTTGACAATACTTGAAAAGTTTGGTTTCATCATTTTTGGaagagtttttaattttagttgcTGTGTTGGTGAGTGAGTATTGCTATTTTCACATTTAAGTTTAAGACCAAAGATTGGTATATCGTGATCTGTTACTGAAGTTTTACATACAACAGCTTTCGATTCACACTTGGTTCTAACTAGGATGTGGTCAATACAAGAGTTTTCTCTTGTCGGTATAGTTACAGCTGGAACTAGACCATGTTCTGACGTAAGGCATAAATAATCTGACTTCCGGTTATCATTTGATCCTgctaaaatattaatgtttataTCACCAGCCAATATTAATTCCTTGCTGCTTTTTAACTTATCGAGAAGATTATCTAAGGATGCCAtgtatttttctaaatttattatagAAGGTGACCGATATAAGGCAATGATGTGGAAGTTACTTGAGAGTTTAATTAATAGACAGTTTGCATCATTAAATTTCGGTTCGGTGATTCGGTATTAGgtataattgataaaattcaaacttacattaggtatatatttttgtctgtCCCAAAATTTTTATCatgcttattttttatttaaaataaatttattttaataacctaGGTCCTAGGGTATCATTTTTTTGGgaatgtaatattttattgtttaattacAAGGTAAAAAGACGCCTGTGGCCCCTGTCTGCCAAAAAAcccattttattttccctaCGCAAAACGAAAACATTCTATTTATTTCCACACACTAAACGCCATCTACCCCACCTCCCCCGAACTAACTCACACTCCCGTCAGCTAGTAGACGCGGTGGTGTCGCAAGACTCGGACTGCTTCGCGTACGGCGCTCACCGCGTGTACCGGAACTTCAGCGTGTCCAGctcggccggcggcggcgccatgCAGGGCTCCGTCGACTGTTACGATGCCAGGAAGATGTATGAGCAGAATGGTgggatttttgttttatagaaTACCTATGATATACATTAACgtgctatgaaaaagttccacctgtcATTGACTTTCCACAtgtgtcactggaactttatcattgctcatgagtgtaGTCTACTGTAAAATTGGAGTTGCGTCGCATTTAAATGTGCTGGCTAGTGGGAAGGCGCCTAatgtacatataaatataagatATCCTGTGCactcaaaataatataaattgtgCGACTTCACATGGAGATCAGAAACAGAGAGCGCACTAGAGTGTTGGATGTGGTTGAATAAGCTTGATCATTATGATTCTTCTTAGTATGTTGGTGACAAACTCTAGAAGGCGTCTAAACCCTAGACGCCACCATTGTGAAAGGatagtcagattagcgtcatTCGCTGACAGCCCCGATTGCGTGGGACCTTTAAAAAGTTGGTAACTTTAAAAAGCTCAATTTGATACGTCCCTCGTAAAGGCTCCTTCGTAAACCCCACAGTAATTCATAACTTACTACCTTCTCATTCTCACATAACGTTTTTTCTAAGGCTTCGGTCGCAACAAGATGGTGGCGCTGGCCATCCTGTGCGGCTGCGACTACGGCGCGGGTGCGTGCGGCTCCTCCAAGGTCACCGTGCTGTCTTTCCTAGAGACTGTATCTGAAGAGGAAGTCATTGACAGGTGGGTCGGTGTTGTGCTCATCGGCATTATGATTATATGTACTTGAGCCATTACTAGAGACGTATAGGAACccgaaaataataatatatctcaTAAGATTGTTCCTATGTACGTTTATAAGGGCTGTATTAGGTACTTGCATTATAGGCAATAGCGAAAAAGTCGGATACACGCCATCTTCGTCTGTTCTCTAGGGGCGCGGTGCCTGCCATGTAACCTACTAAAAagacttataaaaataaatgtagctTGGTTAGTAGCATAACATTACAGTCCTTTATATTTTCCACGCAAtctaagataaataaataaacttactgTATACATAGAAGTAAACTCAGTAATCGTTTTAATTTGCCGCTGTCCACATTTTCATAAAAGCTCGCGAGTCCACTTGTCGCCTAAATATTGCATGAAAATCAAAGAGGGCCGCCCCATTATCGTGCCTGTTTTCCTTGTGCCTCGTTATTTATGGGGTAGTTAGGACATTACGAGTACTTGAAGTTGGTCGTTATAAATTTGCTAAAAATAGAAGTATTAGGCCGAGACGAGGCGAGCTCACCCGTGAACATTGTCGTGTCATCGTCTCTTCAATTTTTACGCACAATTTACTTGACACGGTTTTTTTCGCTCCGTTAT
It encodes the following:
- the LOC105388548 gene encoding methylcrotonoyl-CoA carboxylase subunit alpha, mitochondrial, translating into MIMNSLRCFSYLTFRKSAPALVRFSHAQNLKADVQRRQIDKILIANRGEIACRVMRTAKKLGIRTVAVYSDADKHAMHVEMADEAYHIGPAPSTQSYLNANKILQVAKTSGSQAVHPGYGFLSENVEFCEQCTKENVIFIGPPTSAIRDMGIKSTSKAIMSEAGVPIVKGYHGEEQSIERLQAEAQAIGFPLMIKAVRGGGGKGMRIAMTEADFLPQLESAKRESLKAFGDDNMLLEQYITDPRHVEVQVFGDMHGNAVHLFERDCSVQRRHQKIIEEAPAPGLSEATRKELGAAAVRAAKAVGYVGAGTVEFILHRHTHAFHFMEMNTRLQVEHPITEMITGTDLVEWQLRVASGEPLPLSQDEIIRRGHAFECRVYAEEPGAGFLPRAGTLHRLTQPQPDSTVRIETGVREGDEVSVHYDPMIAKLVVWGRDRGEALAKTRAKLTEYQVAGLETNVNFLLRLSSAPAFVSGDVHTSFIPQHEAALFPQHEPASAERAALHAALGHVLKTQAEQAVNESWKGISVPPSAWRPNYQLKKTVPMKFGDKDMKVTIEYLQEDKFRVQVNDGSWHEVEASLRWTDAGLRLTTTIEGKRETVGVLTYEEQVHLYDENGQTVLELAKPKYLGAVGNQAAVNKDSAASPTPGILERVLVKPGDKVTSGQPLFVVIAMKMEYVVRSPRDGVVAGVSGARQGDAVGKGAEVVTLVPETESS